In a genomic window of Phalacrocorax aristotelis chromosome 8, bGulAri2.1, whole genome shotgun sequence:
- the RIPOR1 gene encoding rho family-interacting cell polarization regulator 1 isoform X3, with translation MSLSVRPQRRVLVTKINRSQSFAGVNSTADRPFRNLSPFTPTVSRKTGSRVSRMFSMSHKSPPPKVPQPNRLDEVYEALKKGLTAYLEVHQLELEKLSTQIRESKRNSRLGFLYDLDKQVKSIERFLRRLEFHASKIDELYEAYCIQRRLRDGAHNMVKAYSTGSPGSREARESLAEASKGYKEYTENMCLLENELESQLGEFHIRMKGLAGFARLCAGDQYEIFMKYGRQRWKLRGRIEVNSKQVWDSEEMVFLPLVTEFLSIKVTELKSLANHVVVGNVSCETKDLFAALPQVVAVDINDLGTLKLSLEVTWNPFDKDDQPSAASTVNKASTVNKRFSTYNQSPPDTPSLREQAFYNMLRRQEELENGTAWSISSESSDDSSSPQLSGSARHATHKPIVQPEVQASAPAIEISFSQQPEEAEARPGASSIVVPHTGSQPEDPGSQKKEAVANGHVPYSRTLSHISEASVDATMEAKAAESPWEPAPSPEDIGMCEQDADTLPSTSVVATMAGQDRSTEAKPRATVAWAATCELQVDRAKLVQSQAPAQGGCGTGIPTVLAQASMEERPVLAPPLPTSVPEVPRGKVVDSGLEEAISLLGSSLDDYRGQFPELQPLERELKHLEEMLLHKQGIFLSRASSISLTVEHALESFSFLNTSDMEDSEGSEEEPFQDERRAGRPRHSRAPSTGETGADDTGMCSSSEASTDPMSTGNEFLDKALVLHLNNCNRLLLKLGTFGPLRCQEMYALDRLLREAQVLEIVCQLTEERGGATTSAAEVVQFSTRKEGVLPLWDRCVEVPNIYTCPVERFLQVLSAQYTATISEQHPGLADAVCVKLVEDVLNRRLPRRPGSTQGEQVTIFQYWSHFESLGALVLDTYMMELAEEALLAQNLNSDDQDVVLRALKRMPEGRLKKEGLKALSLLLVEGNSKVVSAVSAQLRSLAENPRFHQRALVCYLEQLEDEEVQTRVAGCAALGCLKAKESIEQLVYLCQTDKEPVREAAKQSLMLCGEDGKSAHRRLEETLDSLPRIFAPASMASTAF, from the exons GAACCTCTCGCCCTTCACCCCCACCGTCTCCCGCAAGACTGGCTCCAGGGTCAGTAGGATGTTCTCAATGTCCCACAAATCCCCACCACCCAAGGTGCCTCAGCCCAACCGCCTGGACGAGGTGTACGAAGCTCTCAAGAAAGGCCTGAC AGCCTATCTGGAGGTGCACCAGCTGGAACTGGAGAAGCTCAGCACCCAGATCCGCGAGTCCAAGAGGAATTCACGTCTG gGCTTTCTCTACGATCTGGATAAG caagtGAAGTCAATTGAGCGCTTCCTGCGTCGCCTGGAGTTTCATGCTAGTAAG ATAGATGAGCTCTATGAGGCTTATTGCATCCAGCGGCGGCTCCGTGATGGAGCCCACAACATGGTCAAGGCTTATAGCACGGGTTCACCAGGCAGCCGGGAAGCACGTGAGAGCCTGGCCGAGGCCAGCAAGGGCTACAAGGAGTACACAGAG AACATGTGTCTGTTGGAGAATGAGCTGGAGAGCCAGCTGGGCGAATTCCACATCCGGATGAAAG GACTGGCAGGCTTTGCCCGGCTCTGTGCTGGTGACCAGTATGAG ATCTTCATGAAGTATGGACGGCAGCGGTGGAAGCTGCGGGGACGCATCGAGGTGAACAGCAAGCAGGTGTGGGACAGCGAGGAAATGGTTTTCCTGCCCCTTGTCACCGAGTTCCTCTCCATCAAG gTGACGGAGCTAAAGAGCCTGGCCAACCATGTTGTGGTGGGCAATGTGTCCTGTGAGACCAAGGACCTCTTTGCGGCTCTGCCCCAGGTAGTGGCTGTGGATATCAATGACTTGGGCACCCTCAAACTCAGCCTGGAGGTGACCTGGAA TCCCTTCGACAAGGACGATCAACCCTCAGCAGCCAGCACTGTCAACAAGGCCTCCACAGTGAACAAGAGGTTCTCCACCTACAACCAGAGCCCACCTGACACGCCGTCCCTGCGGGAACAGGCTTTCTAT aACATGCTGCGACGCCAGGAGGAACTGGAGAATGGCACAGCCTGGTCCATCTCCTCCGAGTCCTCGGACGACTCCTCCAGCCCCCAGCTGTCCGGCAGTGCCCGCCATGCCACACACAAGCCCATCGTGCAGCCCGAGGTGCAGGCCTCTGCCCCTGCCATCGAGATCTCCTTCTCCCAGCAGCCGGAGGAGGCTGAGGCCAGGCCCGGGGCCAGTAGCATCGTCGTGCCCCACACCGGGAGCCAGCCAGAGGATCCAGGCAGCCAAAAGAAGGAGGCAGTGGCCAACGGGCATGTGCCCTACTCCCGGACTCTGAGCCATATCAGTGAGGCCAGCGTGGATGCCACGATGGAGGCCAAGGCTGCAGAGAGCCCCTGGGAGCCTGCGCCCAGCCCAGAGGACATAGGGATGTGCGAGCAGGATGCAGAcaccctccccagcacctcGGTGGTAGCCACCATGGCAGGGCAGGACAGGAGCACCGAGGCCAAGCCCCGCGCCACCGTAGCATGGGCTGCCACCTGCGAGTTGCAGGTTGACAGGGCCAAGCTGGTGCAGAGCCAGGCACCGGCACAGGGTGGCTGTGGCACTGGCATCCCCACAGTGCTGGCACAAGCCTCTATGGAGGAGAGGCCTGTCCTGGCCCCGCCACTGCCTACCAGTGTCCCTGAGGTGCCACGGGGGAAGGTGGTGGATTCAGGTCTGGAGGAGGCCATCAGCCTCTTGGGCTCATCCCTGGATGACTATCGGGGGCAgttcccagagctgcagcccctTGAACGGGAGCTCAAGCACCtggaggagatgctgctg CACAAGCAGGGCATCTTCCTCAGCCGGGCCTCCAGCATCAGCCTGACAGTGGAGCATGCGCTGGAGAGCTTCAGCTTCCTCAACACCTCTGACATGGAGGACTCGGAGGGCTCTGAGGAGGAGCCTTTCCAAGATGAGAG GAGGGCTGGCAGACCCCGGCACAGCAGGGCCCCAAGCACTGGCGAGACAGGGGCAGATGACACTGGCATGTGCAGCAGCTCCGAGGCCAGCACTGACCCCATGAGCACCGGCAACGAGTTCCTGGATAAGGCCCTGGTGCTTCACCTCAACAACTGTAACCGCTTGCTGCTG AAGCTGGGCACCTTCGGTCCCCTGCGGTGCCAGGAGATGTATGCTCTGGACAGGCTGCTGCGGGAGGCGCAGGTGCTGGAGATTGTGTGCCAGCTAACAGAGGAGCGAGGGGGAGccaccacctctgctgctgaag TGGTGCAGTTCTCGACACGGAAGGAGGGCgtgctgcccctttgggaccGCTGTGTGGAGGTGCCCAACATCTATACCTGCCCCGTGGAGCGGTTCCTGCAGGTGCTCAGTGCCCAGTACACAGCAACCATCAGTGAGCAACACCCTGGCCTGGCTGATGCTG TCTGTGTGAAACTGGTGGAGGATGTGCTGAATAGGCGTCTGCCCCGGCGGcctggcagcacccagggcGAGCAGGTCACCATCTTCCAGTACTGGAGCCACTTTGAGTCGCTCGGTGCCCTGGTGCTCGACACCTACATgatggagctggcagaggaag cactgctggcacaGAACCTCAACTCAGACGACCAGGATGTGGTGCTGCGTGCCCTGAAACGCATGCCTGAGGGCCGCCTGAAGAAGGAGGGACTGAAGGCACTGAGCCTCCTCCTCGTGGAGGGCAACAGCAAGGTGGTGAGCGCCGTGTCCGCCCAGCTCCGCAGCCTGGCAGAAAACCCTCGCTTCCACCAACGG GCCCTCGTGTGCTacctggagcagctggaggatgAGGAGGTGCAGACGCGCGTGGCAGGGTGTGCAGCGCTGGGCTGCCTGAAG GCCAAGGAGAGCATTGAACAGCTGGTTTACCTGTGCCAAACCGACAAGGAGCCTGTGCGGGAGGCAGCCAAGCAGAGCCTGATGCTGTGTG GGGAAGATGGCAAATCAGCTCACCGGCGGCTGGAGGAGACCCTGGACAGCCTCCCGAGGATCTTTGCACCAGCCAGCATGGCCAGTACAGCTTTCTGA
- the RIPOR1 gene encoding rho family-interacting cell polarization regulator 1 isoform X2 yields the protein MNGKLKGRPSRSHSTMSLSVRPQRRVLVTKINRSQSFAGVNSTADRPFRNLSPFTPTVSRKTGSRVSRMFSMSHKSPPPKVPQPNRLDEVYEALKKGLTAYLEVHQLELEKLSTQIRESKRNSRLGFLYDLDKQVKSIERFLRRLEFHASKIDELYEAYCIQRRLRDGAHNMVKAYSTGSPGSREARESLAEASKGYKEYTENMCLLENELESQLGEFHIRMKGLAGFARLCAGDQYEIFMKYGRQRWKLRGRIEVNSKQVWDSEEMVFLPLVTEFLSIKVTELKSLANHVVVGNVSCETKDLFAALPQVVAVDINDLGTLKLSLEVTWNPFDKDDQPSAASTVNKASTVNKRFSTYNQSPPDTPSLREQAFYNMLRRQEELENGTAWSISSESSDDSSSPQLSGSARHATHKPIVQPEVQASAPAIEISFSQQPEEAEARPGASSIVVPHTGSQPEDPGSQKKEAVANGHVPYSRTLSHISEASVDATMEAKAAESPWEPAPSPEDIGMCEQDADTLPSTSVVATMAGQDRSTEAKPRATVAWAATCELQVDRAKLVQSQAPAQGGCGTGIPTVLAQASMEERPVLAPPLPTSVPEVPRGKVVDSGLEEAISLLGSSLDDYRGQFPELQPLERELKHLEEMLLHKQGIFLSRASSISLTVEHALESFSFLNTSDMEDSEGSEEEPFQDERRAGRPRHSRAPSTGETGADDTGMCSSSEASTDPMSTGNEFLDKALVLHLNNCNRLLLKLGTFGPLRCQEMYALDRLLREAQVLEIVCQLTEERGGATTSAAEVVQFSTRKEGVLPLWDRCVEVPNIYTCPVERFLQVLSAQYTATISEQHPGLADAVCVKLVEDVLNRRLPRRPGSTQGEQVTIFQYWSHFESLGALVLDTYMMELAEEALLAQNLNSDDQDVVLRALKRMPEGRLKKEGLKALSLLLVEGNSKVVSAVSAQLRSLAENPRFHQRALVCYLEQLEDEEVQTRVAGCAALGCLKAKESIEQLVYLCQTDKEPVREAAKQSLMLCGEDGKSAHRRLEETLDSLPRIFAPASMASTAF from the exons GAACCTCTCGCCCTTCACCCCCACCGTCTCCCGCAAGACTGGCTCCAGGGTCAGTAGGATGTTCTCAATGTCCCACAAATCCCCACCACCCAAGGTGCCTCAGCCCAACCGCCTGGACGAGGTGTACGAAGCTCTCAAGAAAGGCCTGAC AGCCTATCTGGAGGTGCACCAGCTGGAACTGGAGAAGCTCAGCACCCAGATCCGCGAGTCCAAGAGGAATTCACGTCTG gGCTTTCTCTACGATCTGGATAAG caagtGAAGTCAATTGAGCGCTTCCTGCGTCGCCTGGAGTTTCATGCTAGTAAG ATAGATGAGCTCTATGAGGCTTATTGCATCCAGCGGCGGCTCCGTGATGGAGCCCACAACATGGTCAAGGCTTATAGCACGGGTTCACCAGGCAGCCGGGAAGCACGTGAGAGCCTGGCCGAGGCCAGCAAGGGCTACAAGGAGTACACAGAG AACATGTGTCTGTTGGAGAATGAGCTGGAGAGCCAGCTGGGCGAATTCCACATCCGGATGAAAG GACTGGCAGGCTTTGCCCGGCTCTGTGCTGGTGACCAGTATGAG ATCTTCATGAAGTATGGACGGCAGCGGTGGAAGCTGCGGGGACGCATCGAGGTGAACAGCAAGCAGGTGTGGGACAGCGAGGAAATGGTTTTCCTGCCCCTTGTCACCGAGTTCCTCTCCATCAAG gTGACGGAGCTAAAGAGCCTGGCCAACCATGTTGTGGTGGGCAATGTGTCCTGTGAGACCAAGGACCTCTTTGCGGCTCTGCCCCAGGTAGTGGCTGTGGATATCAATGACTTGGGCACCCTCAAACTCAGCCTGGAGGTGACCTGGAA TCCCTTCGACAAGGACGATCAACCCTCAGCAGCCAGCACTGTCAACAAGGCCTCCACAGTGAACAAGAGGTTCTCCACCTACAACCAGAGCCCACCTGACACGCCGTCCCTGCGGGAACAGGCTTTCTAT aACATGCTGCGACGCCAGGAGGAACTGGAGAATGGCACAGCCTGGTCCATCTCCTCCGAGTCCTCGGACGACTCCTCCAGCCCCCAGCTGTCCGGCAGTGCCCGCCATGCCACACACAAGCCCATCGTGCAGCCCGAGGTGCAGGCCTCTGCCCCTGCCATCGAGATCTCCTTCTCCCAGCAGCCGGAGGAGGCTGAGGCCAGGCCCGGGGCCAGTAGCATCGTCGTGCCCCACACCGGGAGCCAGCCAGAGGATCCAGGCAGCCAAAAGAAGGAGGCAGTGGCCAACGGGCATGTGCCCTACTCCCGGACTCTGAGCCATATCAGTGAGGCCAGCGTGGATGCCACGATGGAGGCCAAGGCTGCAGAGAGCCCCTGGGAGCCTGCGCCCAGCCCAGAGGACATAGGGATGTGCGAGCAGGATGCAGAcaccctccccagcacctcGGTGGTAGCCACCATGGCAGGGCAGGACAGGAGCACCGAGGCCAAGCCCCGCGCCACCGTAGCATGGGCTGCCACCTGCGAGTTGCAGGTTGACAGGGCCAAGCTGGTGCAGAGCCAGGCACCGGCACAGGGTGGCTGTGGCACTGGCATCCCCACAGTGCTGGCACAAGCCTCTATGGAGGAGAGGCCTGTCCTGGCCCCGCCACTGCCTACCAGTGTCCCTGAGGTGCCACGGGGGAAGGTGGTGGATTCAGGTCTGGAGGAGGCCATCAGCCTCTTGGGCTCATCCCTGGATGACTATCGGGGGCAgttcccagagctgcagcccctTGAACGGGAGCTCAAGCACCtggaggagatgctgctg CACAAGCAGGGCATCTTCCTCAGCCGGGCCTCCAGCATCAGCCTGACAGTGGAGCATGCGCTGGAGAGCTTCAGCTTCCTCAACACCTCTGACATGGAGGACTCGGAGGGCTCTGAGGAGGAGCCTTTCCAAGATGAGAG GAGGGCTGGCAGACCCCGGCACAGCAGGGCCCCAAGCACTGGCGAGACAGGGGCAGATGACACTGGCATGTGCAGCAGCTCCGAGGCCAGCACTGACCCCATGAGCACCGGCAACGAGTTCCTGGATAAGGCCCTGGTGCTTCACCTCAACAACTGTAACCGCTTGCTGCTG AAGCTGGGCACCTTCGGTCCCCTGCGGTGCCAGGAGATGTATGCTCTGGACAGGCTGCTGCGGGAGGCGCAGGTGCTGGAGATTGTGTGCCAGCTAACAGAGGAGCGAGGGGGAGccaccacctctgctgctgaag TGGTGCAGTTCTCGACACGGAAGGAGGGCgtgctgcccctttgggaccGCTGTGTGGAGGTGCCCAACATCTATACCTGCCCCGTGGAGCGGTTCCTGCAGGTGCTCAGTGCCCAGTACACAGCAACCATCAGTGAGCAACACCCTGGCCTGGCTGATGCTG TCTGTGTGAAACTGGTGGAGGATGTGCTGAATAGGCGTCTGCCCCGGCGGcctggcagcacccagggcGAGCAGGTCACCATCTTCCAGTACTGGAGCCACTTTGAGTCGCTCGGTGCCCTGGTGCTCGACACCTACATgatggagctggcagaggaag cactgctggcacaGAACCTCAACTCAGACGACCAGGATGTGGTGCTGCGTGCCCTGAAACGCATGCCTGAGGGCCGCCTGAAGAAGGAGGGACTGAAGGCACTGAGCCTCCTCCTCGTGGAGGGCAACAGCAAGGTGGTGAGCGCCGTGTCCGCCCAGCTCCGCAGCCTGGCAGAAAACCCTCGCTTCCACCAACGG GCCCTCGTGTGCTacctggagcagctggaggatgAGGAGGTGCAGACGCGCGTGGCAGGGTGTGCAGCGCTGGGCTGCCTGAAG GCCAAGGAGAGCATTGAACAGCTGGTTTACCTGTGCCAAACCGACAAGGAGCCTGTGCGGGAGGCAGCCAAGCAGAGCCTGATGCTGTGTG GGGAAGATGGCAAATCAGCTCACCGGCGGCTGGAGGAGACCCTGGACAGCCTCCCGAGGATCTTTGCACCAGCCAGCATGGCCAGTACAGCTTTCTGA
- the RIPOR1 gene encoding rho family-interacting cell polarization regulator 1 isoform X1, which yields MGLEQRGCTQPGPLSPRASSPASPGTWRPSRSHSTMSLSVRPQRRVLVTKINRSQSFAGVNSTADRPFRNLSPFTPTVSRKTGSRVSRMFSMSHKSPPPKVPQPNRLDEVYEALKKGLTAYLEVHQLELEKLSTQIRESKRNSRLGFLYDLDKQVKSIERFLRRLEFHASKIDELYEAYCIQRRLRDGAHNMVKAYSTGSPGSREARESLAEASKGYKEYTENMCLLENELESQLGEFHIRMKGLAGFARLCAGDQYEIFMKYGRQRWKLRGRIEVNSKQVWDSEEMVFLPLVTEFLSIKVTELKSLANHVVVGNVSCETKDLFAALPQVVAVDINDLGTLKLSLEVTWNPFDKDDQPSAASTVNKASTVNKRFSTYNQSPPDTPSLREQAFYNMLRRQEELENGTAWSISSESSDDSSSPQLSGSARHATHKPIVQPEVQASAPAIEISFSQQPEEAEARPGASSIVVPHTGSQPEDPGSQKKEAVANGHVPYSRTLSHISEASVDATMEAKAAESPWEPAPSPEDIGMCEQDADTLPSTSVVATMAGQDRSTEAKPRATVAWAATCELQVDRAKLVQSQAPAQGGCGTGIPTVLAQASMEERPVLAPPLPTSVPEVPRGKVVDSGLEEAISLLGSSLDDYRGQFPELQPLERELKHLEEMLLHKQGIFLSRASSISLTVEHALESFSFLNTSDMEDSEGSEEEPFQDERRAGRPRHSRAPSTGETGADDTGMCSSSEASTDPMSTGNEFLDKALVLHLNNCNRLLLKLGTFGPLRCQEMYALDRLLREAQVLEIVCQLTEERGGATTSAAEVVQFSTRKEGVLPLWDRCVEVPNIYTCPVERFLQVLSAQYTATISEQHPGLADAVCVKLVEDVLNRRLPRRPGSTQGEQVTIFQYWSHFESLGALVLDTYMMELAEEALLAQNLNSDDQDVVLRALKRMPEGRLKKEGLKALSLLLVEGNSKVVSAVSAQLRSLAENPRFHQRALVCYLEQLEDEEVQTRVAGCAALGCLKAKESIEQLVYLCQTDKEPVREAAKQSLMLCGEDGKSAHRRLEETLDSLPRIFAPASMASTAF from the exons GAACCTCTCGCCCTTCACCCCCACCGTCTCCCGCAAGACTGGCTCCAGGGTCAGTAGGATGTTCTCAATGTCCCACAAATCCCCACCACCCAAGGTGCCTCAGCCCAACCGCCTGGACGAGGTGTACGAAGCTCTCAAGAAAGGCCTGAC AGCCTATCTGGAGGTGCACCAGCTGGAACTGGAGAAGCTCAGCACCCAGATCCGCGAGTCCAAGAGGAATTCACGTCTG gGCTTTCTCTACGATCTGGATAAG caagtGAAGTCAATTGAGCGCTTCCTGCGTCGCCTGGAGTTTCATGCTAGTAAG ATAGATGAGCTCTATGAGGCTTATTGCATCCAGCGGCGGCTCCGTGATGGAGCCCACAACATGGTCAAGGCTTATAGCACGGGTTCACCAGGCAGCCGGGAAGCACGTGAGAGCCTGGCCGAGGCCAGCAAGGGCTACAAGGAGTACACAGAG AACATGTGTCTGTTGGAGAATGAGCTGGAGAGCCAGCTGGGCGAATTCCACATCCGGATGAAAG GACTGGCAGGCTTTGCCCGGCTCTGTGCTGGTGACCAGTATGAG ATCTTCATGAAGTATGGACGGCAGCGGTGGAAGCTGCGGGGACGCATCGAGGTGAACAGCAAGCAGGTGTGGGACAGCGAGGAAATGGTTTTCCTGCCCCTTGTCACCGAGTTCCTCTCCATCAAG gTGACGGAGCTAAAGAGCCTGGCCAACCATGTTGTGGTGGGCAATGTGTCCTGTGAGACCAAGGACCTCTTTGCGGCTCTGCCCCAGGTAGTGGCTGTGGATATCAATGACTTGGGCACCCTCAAACTCAGCCTGGAGGTGACCTGGAA TCCCTTCGACAAGGACGATCAACCCTCAGCAGCCAGCACTGTCAACAAGGCCTCCACAGTGAACAAGAGGTTCTCCACCTACAACCAGAGCCCACCTGACACGCCGTCCCTGCGGGAACAGGCTTTCTAT aACATGCTGCGACGCCAGGAGGAACTGGAGAATGGCACAGCCTGGTCCATCTCCTCCGAGTCCTCGGACGACTCCTCCAGCCCCCAGCTGTCCGGCAGTGCCCGCCATGCCACACACAAGCCCATCGTGCAGCCCGAGGTGCAGGCCTCTGCCCCTGCCATCGAGATCTCCTTCTCCCAGCAGCCGGAGGAGGCTGAGGCCAGGCCCGGGGCCAGTAGCATCGTCGTGCCCCACACCGGGAGCCAGCCAGAGGATCCAGGCAGCCAAAAGAAGGAGGCAGTGGCCAACGGGCATGTGCCCTACTCCCGGACTCTGAGCCATATCAGTGAGGCCAGCGTGGATGCCACGATGGAGGCCAAGGCTGCAGAGAGCCCCTGGGAGCCTGCGCCCAGCCCAGAGGACATAGGGATGTGCGAGCAGGATGCAGAcaccctccccagcacctcGGTGGTAGCCACCATGGCAGGGCAGGACAGGAGCACCGAGGCCAAGCCCCGCGCCACCGTAGCATGGGCTGCCACCTGCGAGTTGCAGGTTGACAGGGCCAAGCTGGTGCAGAGCCAGGCACCGGCACAGGGTGGCTGTGGCACTGGCATCCCCACAGTGCTGGCACAAGCCTCTATGGAGGAGAGGCCTGTCCTGGCCCCGCCACTGCCTACCAGTGTCCCTGAGGTGCCACGGGGGAAGGTGGTGGATTCAGGTCTGGAGGAGGCCATCAGCCTCTTGGGCTCATCCCTGGATGACTATCGGGGGCAgttcccagagctgcagcccctTGAACGGGAGCTCAAGCACCtggaggagatgctgctg CACAAGCAGGGCATCTTCCTCAGCCGGGCCTCCAGCATCAGCCTGACAGTGGAGCATGCGCTGGAGAGCTTCAGCTTCCTCAACACCTCTGACATGGAGGACTCGGAGGGCTCTGAGGAGGAGCCTTTCCAAGATGAGAG GAGGGCTGGCAGACCCCGGCACAGCAGGGCCCCAAGCACTGGCGAGACAGGGGCAGATGACACTGGCATGTGCAGCAGCTCCGAGGCCAGCACTGACCCCATGAGCACCGGCAACGAGTTCCTGGATAAGGCCCTGGTGCTTCACCTCAACAACTGTAACCGCTTGCTGCTG AAGCTGGGCACCTTCGGTCCCCTGCGGTGCCAGGAGATGTATGCTCTGGACAGGCTGCTGCGGGAGGCGCAGGTGCTGGAGATTGTGTGCCAGCTAACAGAGGAGCGAGGGGGAGccaccacctctgctgctgaag TGGTGCAGTTCTCGACACGGAAGGAGGGCgtgctgcccctttgggaccGCTGTGTGGAGGTGCCCAACATCTATACCTGCCCCGTGGAGCGGTTCCTGCAGGTGCTCAGTGCCCAGTACACAGCAACCATCAGTGAGCAACACCCTGGCCTGGCTGATGCTG TCTGTGTGAAACTGGTGGAGGATGTGCTGAATAGGCGTCTGCCCCGGCGGcctggcagcacccagggcGAGCAGGTCACCATCTTCCAGTACTGGAGCCACTTTGAGTCGCTCGGTGCCCTGGTGCTCGACACCTACATgatggagctggcagaggaag cactgctggcacaGAACCTCAACTCAGACGACCAGGATGTGGTGCTGCGTGCCCTGAAACGCATGCCTGAGGGCCGCCTGAAGAAGGAGGGACTGAAGGCACTGAGCCTCCTCCTCGTGGAGGGCAACAGCAAGGTGGTGAGCGCCGTGTCCGCCCAGCTCCGCAGCCTGGCAGAAAACCCTCGCTTCCACCAACGG GCCCTCGTGTGCTacctggagcagctggaggatgAGGAGGTGCAGACGCGCGTGGCAGGGTGTGCAGCGCTGGGCTGCCTGAAG GCCAAGGAGAGCATTGAACAGCTGGTTTACCTGTGCCAAACCGACAAGGAGCCTGTGCGGGAGGCAGCCAAGCAGAGCCTGATGCTGTGTG GGGAAGATGGCAAATCAGCTCACCGGCGGCTGGAGGAGACCCTGGACAGCCTCCCGAGGATCTTTGCACCAGCCAGCATGGCCAGTACAGCTTTCTGA